DNA from Salmo salar chromosome ssa24, Ssal_v3.1, whole genome shotgun sequence:
tgAGCAGACCGTTTGagcaggtcattttgcagggctctggcagtgctcctcctgctactccttgcacaaaggcggaggtagcggtcctgctgctgggttgttgccctcctacggcctcctccacgtctcctgatgtactggcctgtctcctggtagcgcctccatgctctggacactacactgacagacacagcaaaccttcttgccacagctcgcattgatgtgccatcctggatgagctgcactacctgagccacttgtgtgggttgtagactccgtctcatgctaccactagagtgaaagcaccgccagcattcaaaagtgaccaaaacatcagccaggaagcataggaactgaaaagtggtctgtggtctccatctgcagaaccactcctttattgggggtgtattgctaattgcctataatttccacctgttgtctattccatttgcacaacagcatgtgaaatgtattgtcaatcagtgttgcttcctaagtgaacagtttgatttcacagaagtgtgattgacttggagttacattgtgttgtttaagtgttccctttatttttttgagcagtgtatatagacttcttttccaactgtattattgactgtatgtttgttttactccatgtgtaactctgatcttggccaggtcgcaattgtaaatgagaacttgttctcaacttgcctacctggttaaataaaggtgaaaaaaataaaaaagacaactgggaactcatggAAAGAAATCTAAAGCTcggactttccgacctgaagaatccagttgtcttgaacgcaccatgagtttcccactagtaattacaaGTTGGAGGGGCGTTCAAGTGGTCTTTCCAAGCCGTGTATAGTAAATACCACCTTTCCACATGGTTATGAACGCAGCATTAGTTGTATAGGACTATACTGGGCCATATATAGCATTTGAGTCATTCAGGGTTGTGCTTTTTCCATTAAAGATGAACATTTGTTTTTCCCATAAAAAGAGGGAAGCGCTAGCGTGACTCAACATCAATCAAtccaatgtattttataaagcccttttcttTTTACAAACATAGCAGAGTGAAGGTGGTTTTGAACAGTAGACTACCATGTATGCAATGCTGGTGGTATgtcccagtctctgttcagtttgATTTGAGAACAGTTTAATTTGTCGTGGTACAGTGTACCTATTTTTAAAAAgtgtatgtagagagagggtgtgagaagTGTAACATTGAACAGCAAAGATGATGTGACTGTTCTTTGTATTGGCAGTGCTGATGGAGGCCCCACTGCCCCCCCGTGAGTCTGGCCGGTTCGTGGTGGAACACAGTCAGGATGTGTTTGTGGAGGAGGAGGGCGTGCGGAGGGTAGCGGAGATGCTCTACGCCCTGCGGAAGAGCGAGGAGCTCACAGCCAGTGGCTGGAAGAAGGCCAACCCCTTGGCCCCCTCCCCAACCTCGGATCATGCCCTGAACTGGGTGTTTGTAGTCGACACAATGAACTTCTCCTTCTGGCCCGAACGGGAGGACCAGCAGTGTGAGGTGACGTACCGTGGGACCACCTACTACGGTTACATGACGCTCTGTGCTGCCATCACTAGAGCAATGGAAGAGGGTAGGAAGGGGCgatatccagattttcataccgtttctgtaccaTATGGTATTACCGGAAATGCACACAAGGGGCGCtataaaatgggtttttttacgcacaaacaatttaggcaacaaggatcttgatccaggaggagATTCAATGTATCtcctgtaaccaagaagcttgatcttgacatctagccacttagcttgcaagttagcaaaccaaatgcatagctggagccctgagctggataTCATTTATTTAACACATCTTAGATTTCTTTTAGTTATACTTAACCTATAGCTATAAGCAGTGGCGTAGCACACAACCCCTCAGCCCCCGCGAGGCGGGGATGCCCCCAACCCCGccaaaaaacaataaatgaaACGGTATTGAAAATATCGGTATTTCAAAATACCCCGGTAAACGGTAGATCGCCCAAGCCTAGAAGAGGGTGAGCGCTACAGccctctatctgttctgtctagggctgcctgtcctctcatacacacactgctctgtgcTGTTTGCTTGTACACTGTTTTCGTTTGCAGAATGCATGCATGATAAAACCTTTGAAGTAAATTACACTCTTGCCTGTTCTAAAAATGACCGTTCAGTCTTAACACATTTTCAGTAACATTTCCAATGACCTATTGTCCATCTGAACGCAGCTAATCAAGATACCATGCCCTCTATAGGTATTCCCATCACAGAACCGTCCTATTTCTCCCAGATGAGTGTTGAGGAGCTCGGCCATGTCTTGCGCTCTGATAACAACACGCCCATGCCCATGCTTGAGGAGCGTCACCGGGTCCTCACAGAGGGGGGACGTGTGCTCCTGCAGCACGGAGGGAGCTTCCGGAGCTTCATAAGCCCTGCCGGTAGCGATGTGCAGAAGATGGTGGAGCTCATTGTAGACAACCTGCCCTCATACAGGGACGAGGCCACATACAAGGTCATACACAAAACACAACCTCTTCAACATAATGTAGGGTGAATTCGGAATAAGTGGGACACTTTTTGCATTTCTGTCTTCTGTAACCTATCCAACATATTTTCCCATGATACATTTTTGAAATACTCAAGATGTTTCCTAATCTCACACTTATTTtaatttacatttgtcatttagcagacattcttatccagagcaacttgcaGTTAGTGCATTCCGAGCaacttaagatagctaggtgggacaaccacacttcacaggcatagaaagtaaAACATTTCCTCAACGTAGCTGTCAATAGAGTCAGTGTTGGGGGGGATCGGTCAAGTGTAAGTtctgtttctttaaaaaaacagcACTCGGtgaggaggattatttaagatactgtttgaagaggtagagtttcagatttttttggaagatgggcagggactctgctgtcctagcttcagggggaagctggttccaccattggggtgccaggacagagaagagcttggactgggctgtgggagctgccctcccgtaggggtaGCAGAGCCAAGATACCTGAGGTggcgggttggggtgtagggtttgagcatagcctgaaggtagggatttTTATATCATATTCACAGGAGGCATGACACACACATTTGTGTACACTGAGTCAAAACCATATTTTTTGTTTGCATTTGGTGGACTGGGATAGTAGGTTAAACAGGGACACCATTATTATAGTCCTAATTGTACCCCAATGACAATTACATTTTGTGTGATAAGGAAACATCTGAAGAGTTTAGAAATATATCATGTGTTGGGCTAATATGTTAGATGTCTGAAGAGGTTATAAAAAGTCTCCCACTTTTTCTGAATTCACCCAAATAACAGTGCTAATAAGAGTACTACAACAAATAATTAACAGTATATAGTACTACAATAACCAGAGCCCTGCCTAACCTAAGTACAGGGCTTCCCTACTGGATCTCTTTCCTCCATTGGAGAAGGCTATAAGACTCCATGATGTCCTACTTTAGCAAGCTGTGGTTGGTAAAGCGGCACAACTATTTTAAAAAAATCACTGAATTACAAAATTGAAACATAATATTGGtaactttttaatgtattttgATGCACCAGTACAAAGTATACACATTTACATCATAATTTGGCTCAGTGCATTATTTGACAGTTTTATAACCTTAACTTTTTTCTGTTTTGATGTTATGTCACTGATCTTAACTTGTGCTTTGTGGGGTGAGCTTCCTGTTTGCAGCTTGCACTGCTTCCCTCTGATGTCACACGAATAAAGTGATGTGATTTTGATCTTGTGGTTTCTCTGCAAGGGCTTAATACCCAAGAAATAAACGCGTCAGGATTAAGCTGTCCCAGTTAATAGGATGACCCACTCATTCCAAATTCACCTTGTGTAGAGAGTAAGAGCACAAATGTGCCTCAGGTGCTGTAAGAGTAATGTGGAAATGGTGCCATGTGGAAGCAAGGGTTAAAAATGTATTTCAGTTACACACAATACAGTATGTTATCTATGCTATACATTCATTACCATACTTTTgattatacagtcgtggccaaaagttttgagaatgacacaaatattaattttcacaaagtctgctgcctcagtttgcatgatggcaatttgcatatactccagaatgttatgaagagtgatcagatgaattgcaattaattgaaaagtccctctttgccatggaatgaactgaatcccccaaaaacatttccactgcatttcagccctgccacaaaaggaccagctgacatcgtgtcagtgattctctcgttaacacaggtgtgagtgttgacaaggacaaggctggagatcactctgtcatgctgattgagttcaaataacagactagaagcttcaaaaggagggtagtgcttggaatcattgttcttcctctgtcaaacatggttacctgcaaggaaacgcgtgccgtcatcattgctttgcacaaaaagggcttcgcaggcaaggatattgctgccagtaagattgtacctaaatcaaccatttattggatcaacaagaacttcaaggagagtggttcaattgttgtgaagaaggcttcagggcgcccaagaaagtccagcaagcgccaggaccgtctcctaaagttgattcagctgcaggatcggggcaccaccagtacagagcttgctcaggaatggcagcagggaggtgtgagtgcatctgcacgcacagtgaggcgaagacttttggaggatggcctggtgtcaagaagagcagcaaagaagccacttctctccaggaaaaacattagggacagactgatattctgcaaaaggtacagggattggactgctgaggactggggtaaagtcattttctctgatgaatcccctttccggagaagacaaggtgagcgctaccatcagtcctgtgtcatgccaacagtaaagcatcctgagaccattcatgtgtggggttgcttctcagccaagggagtgggctccctcaaaattttgcctaagaacacagccatgaataaagaatggtaccaacacatcctccaagagcaacttctcccaaccatccaggaacagtttggtgatgaacaatgccttttccagcatgatggagcaccttgccataaggcaaaagtgataactaagtggctcagggaacaaaacattgatatttttggTCCAatgccaggaaactccccagacctgagaggtgggtggacaaacaaaaacccacaaattctgacaaactccaagcattgattatgcaagaatgggctgccatcagtcaggatgtggcccagaagttaattgacagcatgccggggcggattgcagaggtcttgaaaaagaaaggtcaacactgcaaatattgactcttttgcatcaacttcatgtaattgtcaataaaagcctttgacacgtatgaaatgcttgtaattatacttcagtattccatagtaacatctgacaaaaatatctaaaggcactgaagcagcaaattttaaaaattaatatttgtgtcattctcaaaacttttggccacgactgtacagtggcATAAAGACATTCTACGTTTGACTAAACTAAAGGCAAAGTGTTATCTCAGAGCTCCCCCTCCTGGCCAAAAATAAATGTGTAGACCCTACTTCAGCTCTCTTGAGGTAattgtatataatgtgtatatatatagtctatgGGTAATTGAGCTCCAACTATGAGTCCTCGTTGTAGTGGAACTAAGAAATAGCAAGTGATTCCACATCGTCTACATACGTGTATAAAACCCactcgagcttctacttctaaaaattcacctttccagaaacaagtctctcactgttgccacttgctatagaccaccctctgcccccagctgtgccctcgacaccatatgtgaattgattgcccccccatctatcttctgagctcgtgctactaggtgacctaaactgggacatggttaacaccccggccatcctacaatctaagcttgatgccctcagtctcacacaaattatcaatgaacctaccaggtacaaccccaaatccgtaaacacgggcaccctcatagatatcgtcctaactaactcgccctccaaatacacctctgctgttttcaatcaagatctcagcgatcattgcctgcatccgtaatgggtctgcgatcaaacgaccacccctcatcactgtcaaacgctctctaaaacacttctgcgagcaggcctttctaatcgtcCTGGCcgaggtatcctggaatgacatagACCTCAtctcgtcagtagaggatgcctggttattctttaaaagtgccttcctcaccatcttaaataagcatgccccattcaatttttttaaactaggaatagatatagtccttggttcactccagacctgtctgcccttgaccagcacaaaaacatcctatggcgttctgcattagcatcaaatagcccccgtgatatgcaacttttcagcgaagttaggaacaaatatacacaggcagttaggaaagctaaggctagctttttcaaacagaaatttgcatcctgtagtacaaactcaaaaaagttctgggacactgtaaagtccatggagaataagagcacctcttcccagctgcccactgttctgaggctaggaaacactgttaccaccgataaatccactataattgagaatttcaataagcatttctctacggctggccatgctttccacctggccgcccctaccccggtcaactgcccggcaccctccacagcaacccgcccaagctcccaccatttctccttcacccaaatccagatagctgatgttctgaaagagctgcaaaatctggacccctacaaatcagccgggctagacaatctggaccctctctttctaaaattaactgccgaaattgttgcaacccctattactagcctgttcaacctccctttcgtatcgtctgagattcccaaagattggaaagctgccgcggtcatccccctcttcaaagggggtgatactctagacccaaactgctacagacctatatctatcctacactgtctttctaaggtcttcgaaagccaagttaacaaacagattaccgaccatttcgaatcccaccgtaccttctccgctatgaaaTCTGGATGCAtaactggtcatgggtgcacctcagccacgctcaaggtcctaaacgatatcataaccgccatcgataagagacattactgtgcagccttattcatcgacctggccaaggctttcgactctgtcaatcaccacattcttattggcagactcgacagccttggtttctcaaatgattgcctcacctggtttaccaactacttctctgatagagttcagtgtgtcaaatcggagggcctgttgtccggaccgctggcagtctctatgggtgtgccacagggttcaattctcgggccgactctcttctctgtatacatcaatgattttgctcttgctgctggtgattctctgatccacctctacgcagacgacaccattctgtatacttctggcccctctttggacactgtgttaactaccctccagacgagcttcaatgccagacaactctccttccgtggcctccaactgctcttaaacgcaagtaaaactaaatgcatgctattcaatcgatcactgcccgcacctgctcgcccgtccagcatcactactctggacggttctgacttagaatacgtggacaactacaaatacctaggtgtctggttagactgtaaactctccttccagactcacattaagcatctccaatccaaaattaaatctagaatcggcttcctatatcgcaacaaagcatccttcactcatgctgccaaacataccctcgtaaaactgaccatcctactgatcctcgacttcggcgatgtcgtctataaaatagcctccaacactctactcaacaaattggatgcagtctatcacagtgccatccgttttgtcacaaaagccccatatactacccaccactgcgacctgtatgctctcgttggttggccctcgcttcatactcgtcgccaaacccactggctacaggttatctacaagtctctgctaggtaaagccccgccttatctcagctcactggtcaccatagcagcacccactcgtagcacacgctccagcagttatatttcactggtcacccccaaagccaattcctcctttggtcgcctttccttccagttctctgctgccaatgactggaacgaactgcaaaaatctctgaagctggagactcatagctCCCTtattagctttaagcaccagctgtcagagcagctcacagatcactgcacctgtacatagcccatctgtaaacagcccatctatccacctcatccccatactgtatttatttatttatcttgctcctttgcaccccagtatctctatttgcaaattcatcttctgcacatctaccatccagagtttaattgccatattgtaattacttcgccaccatggcctatgtattgccttaAGTCCCTTATCTTACCTTATTTGCACTCACTTTATATAgactttgttttcttttttctactgtattattgactatgttttgtttattcatttacatttaagtcatttagcagacgctcctatccagagcgacttacaaattggtgcattcaccttatgatatccagtggaacaaccactttacaatagtgcatctaaatcttttaaggggggggttagaaggattactttatcctatcctaggtattccttaaagaggtggggtttcaggtgtctccggaaggtggtgattgactccgctgtcctggcgtcgtgagggagcttgttccaccattggggtgccagagcagcgaacagttttgactggactgagcgggaactgtgcttcctcagaggtaggggggccagcaggccagaggtggatgaacgcagtgcccttgtttgggtgtagggcctgatcagagcctgaaggtatggaggtgccattCCCTTCACAGccccgtaggcaatcaccatggtcttgtagcggatgcgagcttcaactggaagccagtggagagagcggaggagcggggtgacgtgacaGAACTTGGGaaagttgaacaccagacgggctgcggcgttctggatgagttgtaggggtttaatggcacaggcagggagcccagccaacagcgagttgcagtaatccagacgggagatgacaagtgcctggattaggacctgcgccgcttcctgtgtgaggcagggtcgtactctgcgaatgttgtagagcatgaacctacaggatcgggtcaccgccttgatgttagtggagaacgacagggtgttgtccaggatcacgccaaggttcttagcactctgggaggagaacacaagggagttgtcaaccgtgatggcgagatcatggaacgggcagtccttccccgggaggaagagcagctccgtcttgccgaggttcagcttgaggtggtgatccgtcatccacactgatatgtctgacagacatgcagagatgcgattcgccgcctggttatcagaagggggaaaggagaagattaattgtgtgtcgtctgcatagcaatgataggagagaccatgtgaggatatgacagagccaagtgacttggggtatagcgagaataggagagggcctagaacagagccctgggggacaccagtggtgagagcgcatggtgcggagacagattctcgccacaccacctggtaggagcgacctgtcaggtaggacgcaatccaagcgtgggccgcgccggagatgcccaactcggagagggtggagaggaggatctgatggttcacagtatcaaaggcagcagataggtctagaaggatgagagcagaggagagagagttagctttagcagtgcggagagcctccgtgacacagagaagagcagtctcagttgaatgccc
Protein-coding regions in this window:
- the qng1 gene encoding queuosine 5'-phosphate N-glycosylase/hydrolase isoform X1 yields the protein MEAPLPPRESGRFVVEHSQDVFVEEEGVRRVAEMLYALRKSEELTASGWKKANPLAPSPTSDHALNWVFVVDTMNFSFWPEREDQQCEVTYRGTTYYGYMTLCAAITRAMEEGIPITEPSYFSQMSVEELGHVLRSDNNTPMPMLEERHRVLTEGGRVLLQHGGSFRSFISPAGSDVQKMVELIVDNLPSYRDEATYKGKRISLYKRAQILVADLWGIMEARVEGDMPNLDFLTMFADYRVPQALVHLGALRYSDTLMETLRNGELLSSGDRREVEIRGCSIWCVEKIKAHLWSLVEERDGQSCNINSAIIDFYLWPYAKQHHKEMAHIPIHHTRCIYY